The Lactuca sativa cultivar Salinas chromosome 2, Lsat_Salinas_v11, whole genome shotgun sequence genome includes a window with the following:
- the LOC111876692 gene encoding serine/threonine receptor-like kinase NFP: protein MKLITMAFSFLPFLAFSVFFIFNPCIVSATSADTNFSCSADSPPTCQTYLTYRARSPYMDLGNISDLFDVSRLSIAEASNLTSENQEIVFNQLLLIPITCSCNGSIYFSKVTYSIKKGDSFYVAATSVFQNLTDYHYVQDMNPSLNPTNLTVGDQVVFPLLCKCPTKLQKTQDKYLITYIWQPEDKLSPVSSIFNTSSYDIDKENNFRNFTAAVCLPVLIPVSELPIFPPPPHLDNHLSDVKSQKSKKLRLVFIALGTIGSFFLFILLLFMVYKYRSRKIKRIMARNESSFEFTDLLHMKKGSKVEGFEPTTKNNQDKLLPGVSGYLSKPIMYDRKEIMEATMNFSERYRIGGSVYKAVIQGQIVAVKKFRDATEELKILQRVNHTNLVKLMGISSDFDGNCYLVYEYAENGSLDKWLFPLSSSSSSSSGSVVFLSWSQRLNLALDIANALQYMHEHSQPSIAHRDLRTSNILLDSTFKAKIGNFSAARPAISSIMLKVDVFAFGVILMELLSGKKAMETREDGEICMSWKEIKKILEVEEERREENLRLWMDPNLGSFYPIEGALNMAVLARACTSEKSANRPGMSEIVFNLSVLAQSSSDMYERCWTSPETEDPHLISPVVAR, encoded by the coding sequence ATGAAGCTCATTACCATGGCATTCTCATTTCTTCCATTCCTAGCTTTTTCTGTCTTCTTCATTTTTAATCCATGCATTGTCTCTGCAACATCTGCAGACACAAACTTCTCGTGTTCTGCTGACTCACCTCCTACCTGTCAAACCTACCTCACGTATCGTGCCAGGTCACCATACATGGATCTTGGTAACATATCTGATCTCTTTGATGTCAGTCGCCTAAGTATTGCAGAAGCTAGCAATCTCACATCAGAAAATCAAGAAATAGTTTTTAATCAGCTTTTGTTAATACCCATCACCTGTTCATGCAATGGGAGTATTTATTTCTCTAAAGTCACGTATTCAATCAAGAAAGGTGATAGCTTTTATGTTGCTGCAACTTCAGTGTTCCAGAATCTGACTGATTATCATTATGTTCAAGACATGAACCCTTCTCTAAATCCAACCAATTTGACAGTTGGTGATCAAGTGGTGTTCCCTTTGCTATGTAAGTGTCCTACAAAGTTACAAAAAACTCAAGATAAATATCTTATCACTTACATATGGCAACCAGAAGATAAACTATCACCTGTGAGCTCTATTTTTAACACAAGTtcttatgatattgataaagaGAACAATTTTCGTAACTTCACTGCTGCTGTTTGTCTTCCAGTTCTTATACCAGTCTCTGAATTGCCAATCTTTCCTCCTCCACCTCACCTTGATAATCACCTCTCTGATgtaaaaagtcaaaagtcaaagaagCTTCGGCTAGTGTTTATAGCTTTGGGAACTATCGgatctttctttctttttattcTGTTGTTGTTTATGGTTTATAAATATCGTTCGCGTAAGATCAAAAGAATCATGGCTCGTAACGAGTCTTCTTTTGAGTTTACTGATCTTTTACATATGAAGAAAGGTTCAAAAGTTGAAGGTTTTGAACCCACCACGAAGAACAATCAAGATAAGTTGCTTCCAGGGGTTTCAGGGTACTTAAGCAAACCGATTATGTATGATAGAAAGGAGATCATGGAAGCAACTATGAACTTCAGTGAAAGGTATAGAATTGGAGGGTCTGTTTACAAGGCTGTAATTCAAGGTCAGATTGTGGCTGTGAAGAAATTTAGAGATGCAACAGAGGAATTGAAGATACTACAGAGAGTAAACCATACAAATCTTGTGAAGTTGATGGGGATTTCATCTGATTTTGATGGGAATTGCTATTTAGTGTATGAGTATGCTGAAAATGGATCACTTGACAAGTGGTTGTTtcctttatcttcatcttcttcttcttcttcgggttcTGTTGTTTTTCTTTCATGGTCTCAGAGGTTGAATCTAGCATTAGATATTGCTAACGCTTTGCAATACATGCATGAACATAGTCAACCTAGTATTGCTCATAGAGACCTCAGGACAAGTAATATACTTCTTGATTCCACTTTCAAGGCCAAAATTGGAAACTTTTCTGCAGCTAGACCTGCCATAAGCTCCATCATGTTAAAAGTTGATGTTTTTGCTTTCGGGGTTATTCTCATGGAGTTGCTTTCAGGAAAGAAAGCCATGGAAACTAGAGAAGATGGAGAGATTTGTATGTCATGGAAGGAAATAAAGAAGATtctagaagttgaagaagagagaagagaggagaATCTAAGGTTGTGGATGGATCCAAATCTTGGAAGCTTTTACCCTATTGAAGGTGCTTTAAACATGGCAGTATTAGCTAGAGCTTGTACATCAGAAAAGTCTGCAAATAGACCAGGAATGTCAGAGATCGTCTTCAATCTATCTGTTCTTGCTCAATCGTCTTCTGATATGTATGAAAGATGTTGGACTTCTCCTGAAACAGAAGATCCTCACCTCATTAGTCCAGTTGTAGCTCGTTGA
- the LOC111876691 gene encoding lysM domain receptor-like kinase 4, giving the protein MASMRLFLIFSLLLIFPLVSIKAQQPYIKKLNTNCRVRNASTSVLGYACNGVNRTCEAYLTFRSRPPYNTVTSISNLLNANATQLSQLNSVSETAAFGTGETVLVPTRCSCLGQFYQANATYVIQSGDTPFTIANNTFEGLSTCHAVQVERSNLTIDIYPGSRLTVPLRCACPTENQAADGIRYLLSYLITWGQSVSSISAIFGVNTGVTLAANQLSEQDFTIYPFTTLLVPLSDQPSRSQTIAPPPPPTTSPPPSSPPPPTSSVDNKWIYMLIGVLGGVALTSSIGFAVFWFCFLQKRKQIPPPMVSSASQSFEAIVKPGDKKLDVDEDSDFMESLNSIAQSLKVYKFEELKSATQDFSPNCLIKGSVYKGTINGDLAAIKKMHGDVSKEIQLLNTIHHHNLIRLSGVCFNDSHWYLVFEFAVNGPLSDWIYQDEHEQTTNKSLNWIQRIQIALDVANALDYLHSYTTPPYVYKNLESSNILLDDEFRAKIINFDLARSAEGQAGQFALTRHIVGTRGYMSPEYLENGLVSTKLDVYGLGVLMLEIVTGKHVYELYEKVKKNLSEVLDDVLEVEDTDENQKLTDFVDPFLQGDYPPHLAMSVIRLIDGCLDKDPSARPDMNEVSQSLSRVLTTSQAVDISVTISVQGR; this is encoded by the coding sequence ATGGCGTCCATGCGTCTTTTCTTAATTTTCTCTCTCCTTTTAATTTTTCCACTGGTTTCAATCAAAGCCCAGCAGCCATACATCAAGAAGCTAAACACAAACTGCAGGGTCAGAAATGCCTCAACTTCTGTTCTTGGTTATGCCTGTAATGGCGTTAATCGTACCTGCGAAGCTTATCTCACCTTTCGATCCCGACCCCCGTATAACACTGTTACGTCCATCTCCAATCTATTAAACGCAAACGCCACTCAGCTTTCTCAACTCAATTCCGTTTCTGAAACCGCTGCTTTTGGAACCGGTGAGACAGTTCTCGTGCCCACCAGGTGTTCGTGTCTTGGTCAGTTCTATCAAGCCAATGCAACGTATGTTATTCAATCCGGAGACACCCCTTTCACAATCGCAAACAATACTTTTGAAGGGCTATCGACTTGTCATGCTGTTCAGGTTGAAAGGAGCAATCTAACCATTGATATATATCCTGGTTCAAGACTCACAGTGCCTTTAAGATGTGCTTGTCCAACCGAAAATCAAGCTGCTGATGGTATCAGGTATTTGTTATCTTACTTGATCACTTGGGGACAAAGTGTTTCATCCATAAGTGCGATCTTTGGGGTTAATACTGGGGTGACTCTTGCAGCCAATCAATTATCAGAACAAGATTTTACCATTTACCCCTTCACCACCCTTTTAGTTCCCCTCTCCGACCAACCTTCAAGATCTCAAACCATAGCACCACCACCCCCACCAACAACATCGCcgccaccatcatcaccaccaccacccacttcCTCCGTTGATAATAAATGGATATACATGCTCATAGGAGTCCTTGGAGGGGTTGCTCTCACATCTTCAATTGGGTTCGCTGTTTTTTGGTTTTGCTTTCTTCAGAAGAGAAAGCAGATTCCTCCGCCTATGGTTTCTTCTGCTTCTCAGAGCTTTGAAGCAATCGTGAAACCAGGGGATAAGAAGTTGGATGTTGATGAAGACTCGGACTTCATGGAAAGTTTGAACAGCATAGCTCAATCCCTCAAAGTATACAAATTTGAGGAACTTAAGTCAGCCACACAAGATTTTAGCCCCAATTGTTTAATCAAAGGATCTGTTTACAAAGGCACCATCAATGGAGACCTTGCTGCAATCAAGAAAATGCATGGAGACGTCTCGAAGGAGATTCAATTGCTTAACACTATTCACCATCATAATCTCATTCGCCTATCAGGTGTTTGTTTTAATGACAGCCATTGGTACCTTGTTTTTGAGTTTGCTGTCAACGGACCCTTAAGTGACTGGATCTATCAGGATGAACATGAACAAACCACCAACAAATCCTTGAATTGGATTCAGAGAATACAAATCGCTTTGGATGTAGCAAACGCGCTTGATTATCTTCATAGCTATACCACTCCTCCATACGTCTACAAGAATCTAGAGAGCAGCAACATCCTTCTCGATGATGAATTCAGAGCCAAGATAATAAATTTTGATCTCGCAAGATCAGCCGAAGGGCAAGCAGGTCAATTCGCACTGACTAGACACATAGTTGGTACTCGAGGTTACATGTCTCCAGAGTATTTAGAGAACGGTTTGGTTTCCACAAAGCTTGATGTTTATGGATTAGGCGTTCTAATGCTTGAAATAGTGACAGGGAAACatgtgtatgagctttatgaGAAAGTGAAGAAGAATTTATCTGAGGTTTTGGATGATGTTCTTGAGGTAGAAGATACAGACGAAAATCAAAAGTTGACCGATTTCGTTGACCCTTTTCTCCAAGGGGATTATCCTCCGCATCTCGCCATGTCAGTAATCCGATTGATCGATGGTTGCCTGGATAAAGATCCATCCGCTCGACCTGATATGAATGAAGTTTCACAATCTCTTTCTAGGGTTTTGACCACTTCACAGGCTGTAGATATTTCAGTAACCATTTCAGTTCAAGGGAGATGA